The following is a genomic window from Ralstonia sp. RRA.
GCACGTTGATGTTGGCGACGTTATAGAGGTTGTTGGGTGGGATCAGCACGGTGCCGGGTGCAACGAACACCGTCGAGCGCACGTAGTCGTGCGTGTTGGCGTTGAAGATCGGGCGGCGCAGCGCAGCGTAGCGGAAACCATATTCGGTGCGCTCGACCTGCAGGCGCGGTGCCTTGTCGGTGGACGGGCGCAGCCAGTTCTTCGACGTTGCCTCGGCGCCGCCGACGCGTGCCGGCACGAAGTCTGACGAATGCAGGCTTGAGCTGTGTGCGGAATCGATGGCGCCCTCAAGGACCTGTGCCCAGTTGCACGGCAGCAGCGCCTTTGCGATGCTTACACGGGTGTCGGCGGTCGGTGCCCAGGCGGGTGCGACGAATTCGGGAATGGCGTCCTGCGGACCCATGTAAGCCCAGACCATGCCACCCCATTCCTTCGAAGGATAGGCCTTGTGCTTGACCTTCTCGGTCATGCCGCTGGCGGCCGGCTCGGACACCATTTCCAGCACATTGCCCAGCACGTCGAACTTCCAGCCGTGGTACAGGCAGCGCAGGCCACCGTCTTCGTTGCGACCGTACACCAGCGATGCGCGGCGGTGCGGGCAATACTCGTCCATCACACCGACGCGGCCTTCGTTGTCGCGGAACACGACCAGGTCTTCGCCGAAGACACGGGCCTTGACCGGCGCGCCGTCCGGTTCGCTGACTTCTTCAATCAGGCAAACAGGGGTCCAGTGCTGGCGCATCAGCTTGCCCATCGGGGCATCGCCTTCTACGCGGCACAACAGTTCATTCTCTTCATGGGTCAGCATATTTGTCTCCAGGCGGTCGGTCGCCTTCGTCAACCGGTACCGTTCAATTCTATTAGAGATCTAGTGAAACTGACAAGAAGATTTGATTAGGGTCAACCCGGGGCCGTGTCGCGACCTGTCTCGCGGCCGATGACCGGCAGCCCCAGCGGGCGTGTCTCCCGGGCAGCGGGGTGGGTGGCAGTCCATGGGCGCGGCGGTAGCGTGCCTGTTTGGCGATCAGCTTGTTGGTGGCCGGTCCTAGCCGGGTCTGGTTGCCGAGCTAGGCGGTGACGGTGGCCGGGGCGTCGGCCGCGCCAATCCGCGTGGGCATGGCCGGGGTGCGGTTGATGCCGGCGGCGCCAGACAGTGGAGGTTTCGCGTACAGGCGAGAGATGATCGACCTATCTCACATCGAGCAGGCCAGGAGCGCCGGTCTCTAACTAGCGGCACTCACGGACGCGGCCGCAACAGGCCACGATGCGTCCGCTAGCTCACATATGGGCACCGCTAGCAGAATTAGTGAGCGCCAACAGCAGGCGTGAATCCTGAGCCTGGTCATCAGGCTCAGGAATAGCATCGGATGGACTTTGCTACTTACTCGGCCACGACATGCGCAACCTTGATGGTCTGCGCATAGCGAGCCGTCTCGTCGGCGATGACCTTCGCATAGTCCGCGCTGGATCCTCCCACGGGTTCGATACCGGCAACGTGGAACTGCGAGACCACCTCGGGAATTTTGACTGCCTCGGAAACCGCGTTGGCCATTTTCTTAACCACGGCGTCCGAGGTTCCCTTTGCGGCGAGCAACCCGACCGTCACAGCGAAGTCATATCCTGGCACCACCTCCGAGATCGCCGGAATCTGCGGCGCAAGAGTGGAGCGCTTCAGGGAGTTGCTGCCGAGAATCTTGACCTGGCCCGATTTGACGAAGCCCGACAGCGACGGCAAGGCAGCAAACACCACCTGGACCTGGTCCCCGATCAAAGCCGGAACGGACTGGCCAGAGCCACGAAACGGTACGTGCTTGATATCCAGCTTGAGGGCGGCTTTCAGTGCTTCCATCGACAGGTGATGGGTGCTGCCGATGCCGGAAGATCCATAGTTCAGCGTGCCCGATTTGGATTTCGCCAGCGCGACAAAATCGTTGAGTGAGTTGGCTGGAACGCGGGCATTGACGGCGAGGAAGAGCGGAGACGTGGCGGCAAGCGAGACGGGTACGAAATCGCGCTTGGGTTCATACGCCAGGTTTTTGTAAATCACCGGATTGATGGACATCATCGAGCCGTCGGTCACCAGGAACGTGTAGCCGTCGGCAGGGCTCGTCATGAGCGCCTGGGCGGCGACCACGCCATTGGCGCCGGGCCGGTTGTCAACGACGACCGGCTTGCCCAAGCGTTGGGTGAGTTGCTGGGACAAAACGCGCGCAACGGTGTCAGGCAAGCCTCCGGGCGCGTAGGGAACGATAAAGCGGATGGGCTTGGTGGGCCAGGCATCGGTGCTGGCCATGGCCAATGCGGGAACGAATGCTGCGGTGAGTCCGAGGCCCAGGCTGAGGCAAAGCCTGCGTCGTGCAAGCCGGATTTGGGGGCGGTTCATATGTTGTCTCCACTTTACGATCGTAGTGCACGCGGCGGCCCTTGGCGATGC
Proteins encoded in this region:
- a CDS encoding Rieske 2Fe-2S domain-containing protein → MLTHEENELLCRVEGDAPMGKLMRQHWTPVCLIEEVSEPDGAPVKARVFGEDLVVFRDNEGRVGVMDEYCPHRRASLVYGRNEDGGLRCLYHGWKFDVLGNVLEMVSEPAASGMTEKVKHKAYPSKEWGGMVWAYMGPQDAIPEFVAPAWAPTADTRVSIAKALLPCNWAQVLEGAIDSAHSSSLHSSDFVPARVGGAEATSKNWLRPSTDKAPRLQVERTEYGFRYAALRRPIFNANTHDYVRSTVFVAPGTVLIPPNNLYNVANINVPMDDTNTAFYFIAWGDPATTPETETWRKFLRQQIGPDLDERYRPLRNHENRFWQDRQAMKAGNFTGITGFPNQDIAMWVTMGPIANRSDERLGASDLAIVEFRRRMLDAIAEFEQDAEAIGTGAKAIPQTVCSYQAVVPKESDWRAYAARYVSAKHALPDDEPAAIATDYQVRQ
- a CDS encoding tripartite tricarboxylate transporter substrate binding protein; this translates as MNRPQIRLARRRLCLSLGLGLTAAFVPALAMASTDAWPTKPIRFIVPYAPGGLPDTVARVLSQQLTQRLGKPVVVDNRPGANGVVAAQALMTSPADGYTFLVTDGSMMSINPVIYKNLAYEPKRDFVPVSLAATSPLFLAVNARVPANSLNDFVALAKSKSGTLNYGSSGIGSTHHLSMEALKAALKLDIKHVPFRGSGQSVPALIGDQVQVVFAALPSLSGFVKSGQVKILGSNSLKRSTLAPQIPAISEVVPGYDFAVTVGLLAAKGTSDAVVKKMANAVSEAVKIPEVVSQFHVAGIEPVGGSSADYAKVIADETARYAQTIKVAHVVAE